In the Caviibacter abscessus genome, one interval contains:
- a CDS encoding glycyl-radical enzyme activating protein, with amino-acid sequence MKKARIFNLQKFSLHDGPGIRTVVFFKGCPLKCPWCSNPESQKKEIQLVWKDNKCNYCEDCGITELLWLSKDGEKLKKGDNQRYVNLKKITEEEAIFLKKRCKTGSISYEGYDKDLEDIISEIKKDMPFYEQSGGGVTVSGGEVLTQADIATQLLKRCKEEGIHTAAETTCYAPENKFIKFVEQLDLLLCDVKHWDNEKSKRILGVPLDRIKSNIKYATSVKTLEVIGRIPVIPKFNYTIEDAKKISELLVELGIKNVELLPYHNFGENKYKLLNIPYEYEDVEQLHKDDEKFIEYKRIFVDAGLNVK; translated from the coding sequence TTGAAAAAAGCTAGGATATTTAATTTACAAAAATTTAGTTTGCATGATGGTCCGGGAATTAGAACTGTTGTATTTTTTAAAGGTTGTCCTTTAAAATGCCCTTGGTGTTCTAATCCTGAATCGCAAAAAAAAGAGATACAACTTGTTTGGAAAGATAATAAATGTAATTATTGTGAAGATTGTGGTATTACTGAACTATTATGGTTGTCAAAAGATGGAGAAAAGTTAAAAAAAGGTGATAATCAACGTTATGTTAATTTGAAGAAAATAACGGAAGAAGAAGCTATATTTTTGAAAAAAAGATGTAAAACGGGTTCTATTTCATATGAAGGTTATGATAAAGATCTTGAGGATATAATTTCTGAAATAAAAAAAGATATGCCTTTTTACGAACAATCTGGTGGGGGCGTAACTGTCTCAGGTGGCGAAGTTTTGACACAGGCAGATATTGCGACACAATTACTTAAAAGATGTAAAGAAGAAGGTATACATACTGCTGCTGAAACAACTTGTTATGCTCCTGAAAATAAATTTATTAAATTTGTTGAACAACTTGATCTTTTATTGTGCGATGTGAAGCATTGGGATAATGAGAAGAGTAAAAGAATATTGGGAGTTCCTCTTGATAGAATAAAAAGTAATATTAAATATGCTACCAGTGTTAAAACGTTGGAAGTTATAGGTAGAATTCCAGTTATACCTAAATTTAATTATACGATTGAAGATGCTAAAAAGATATCTGAATTATTGGTTGAATTAGGAATAAAAAATGTAGAATTGTTGCCTTATCATAATTTCGGAGAAAATAAATATAAACTTTTAAATATTCCTTATGAATATGAAGATGTTGAACAATTACATAAAGATGATGAAAAATTTATTGAATATAAAAGGATTTTTGTTGATGCTGGTTTAAATGTTAAATAG